A genomic window from Eleginops maclovinus isolate JMC-PN-2008 ecotype Puerto Natales chromosome 9, JC_Emac_rtc_rv5, whole genome shotgun sequence includes:
- the nek1 gene encoding serine/threonine-protein kinase Nek1 isoform X2, whose protein sequence is MEKYEKVKKIGEGSFGKAILVKSKEDGHQYVIKEIGISAMSSKERQESRKEVAVLANMSHPNIVQYKESFEEGGCLYIVMDYCEGGDLFKKINSQKGVRFSEEQILDWFVQICLALKHVHDRKILHRDIKSQNIFLTKDGTVQLGDFGIARVLNSTVELARTCIGTPYYLSPEICENKPYNNKSDIWALGCVLYEMCTLKHAFEAGNMKNLVLKIIRGSYPPVSVHYSQDLRSLLGLLFRRSPRERPSVSCVLERPFLCCRIQRLLSPQIIAQEFRHHFLHKQPKVDVGVPGPPAKRPTPGPLPIAPSQKITKPACKYGVPLRKDAAKRPADRKPAVRHTPAPHPAAPHRRVSQVEEERKKHEDGMRKRRMELIEKERKQREQMFLFKAEQMKRYEKEKISRINQAREQGWRHVLSSSGGSSPERKCFAGGGQRAVPGSAQGPAPAYAPSKTPYEHYHAALDQMSKPQQRGVGQDGASPAPGNPARVPAAAGPVLNPDAIKRELQRLQQGSKAAHVSRPRGHMATGRAYQVEEFLQRKREAMLNKVRAEGQLEYLSRLRQIRLQNFNERQQIKARLRGEKYDSDGSDSQESSEEAELRRKKIEALKAQANTRAAVLREQLEKKRMEALEREKRAWEEHLAARGVKAGAAGNVASATAASSDAAQPSQPDAAATAISMTAALKNVGAVTPLKEKPAQPETAAVIQSEKKQILRRLNQNLKAQSPVDEVEELVPPPAEPGPAAPPQNQPDAANGERRKWEAAELPELPVAQLSLGETCSTASTCAKRPSSVSPAERPSSGADRKKWEAGVPLVLSEAQNTLEESCIRTIEQTVGEVIQICGLQEDGVRKVWRATPDSQVLRVLQELQPLTQQLGDSSLCEETSSSPEKPHLSVEIVRTPKEEVLSLKEEVFAVETAPPAGVQGADRQTMPPSLSEIQDPAYIESMVLEETPTPSPAPRADVQQAWQQEAQQPPLPPEGVMRPAGEAERRSEKPAESPASAVVEEPLFVKLVSPAHRRTAALLSAQSSFDESSSSRSRSVSPLRSKQHQALLIGLSTGMFDANNPKMLRTCSLPDLSRVFSPQQDSAGANNANDANAAPDNRLEIEDLEEAAKDEEQSEMEDAYEDEDLRDIRASMERLLQEEEEGGSGDFNGNPPGGEELFNRISAEIQQDSRMAVDDDEEEEEEEEEEDDVSNGSPEEAGEPLTNGAEENLSNSELNEEWQSDGSGEEGGGEASHSDSIFSRLEELRFRLEQQMGFEKFIEAYNKIKAIHEDEDENMALGSSLVFSTLGTEHQHLYPNILHLVMADGAYQEDNDE, encoded by the exons ATGGAAAAGTATGAAAAGGTGAAAAAGATTGGGGAAGGTTCGTTTGGAAAGGCGATCCTCGTGAAATCCAAAGAGGATGGACACCAATATGTCATCAAAGAGATTGGCATATCTGCA ATGTCCAGTAAAGAGAGGCAGGAATCTCGTAAAGAGGTGGCTGTCCTCGCCAACATGAGCCATCCCAACATCGTGCAGTACAAGGAGTCTTTTGAAG AGGGCGGCTGCCTGTATATCGTGATGGATTACTGTGAGGGGGGGGACCTCTTCAAGAAGATCAACTCTCAGAAAGGAGTTCGGTTCTCAGAGGAGCAA ATCCTGGACTGGTTCGTGCAGATTTGCCTGGCACTGAAGCACGTGCACGACAGAAAGATCCTCCACAGGGACATCAAATCACAG AACATATTCCTGACTAAAGACGGGACCGTACAGCTCGGAGACTTTGGGATTGCACGGGTGCTGAACAG CACTGTGGAGCTGGCGAGGACATGTATAGGCACGCCGTATTACCTGTCACCTGAGATCTGCGAGAACAAACCGTACAACAacaagag TGATATTTGGGCCCTTGGGTGTGTCCTGTATGAAATGTGCACCCTAAAGCATGCA tttgAAGCGGGCAACATGAAGAACCTGGTGCTGAAGATCATCCGGGGCTCCTACCCCCCCGTCTCCGTGCATTACTCCCAGGACCTGCGCTCGCTGCTGGGCCTGCTGTTCAGACGCAGCCCCCGAGAGAGACCCTCCGTCAGCTGCGTCCTGGAGAGAcccttcctctgctgcaggatCCAGAGGCTGCTCTCtccacag ATCATCGCTCAGGAATTTCGCCATCATTTTCTTCACAAGCAGCCTAAAGTGGATGTGGGGGTGCCGGGACCACCAG CCAAGCGTCCGACCCCCGGCCCCCTCCCGATCGCCCCCTCCCAGAAGATCACGAAGCCAGCCTGTAAATACGGAGTGCCTTTAAGGAAGGATGCCGCCAAGAGACCGGCTGACAGGAAACCGGCTGTGAGACACACACCG GCCCCTCACCCTGCAGCCCCACACAGAAGAGTGAGTCaagtggaggaagagaggaagaaacatgAG GACGgcatgaggaagaggaggatggagcTGATcgagaaggagaggaaacagagggagCAG ATGTTCCTGTTCAAAGCAGAGCAGATGAAGAGATATGAGAAGGAAAAG ATCAGTCGGATAAACCAGGCCAGAGAACAGGGCTGGAGACACGTGCTGAGCTCCAGTGGAGGCAGCAGCCCCGAGAGGAAG TGTTTTGCAGGGGGGGGGCAGCGGGCCGTCCCGGGCTCAGCTCAGGGTCCGGCTCCAGCTTACGCTCCCAGTAAGACTCCCTATGAACACTACCACGCCGCTCTGGACCAGATGTCCAAACCCCAGCAGCGGGGAGTCGGCCAAGATGGAGCATCACCAGCCCCAGGCAACCCGGCACG GGTCCCGGCTGCTGCAGGCCCGGTCCTGAACCCGGACGCCATCAAGAGGGAGCTGCAGCGGCTGCAGCAAGGCTCCAAAGCTGCTCACGTCAGCAG gcCCCGGGGTCACATGGCTACGGGACGGGCCTATCAGGTGGAGGAgtttctgcagaggaagagagaagccATGCTCAACAAGGTCCGTGCGGAGGGACAGCTG gaGTATCTGTCCAGACTGAGGCAGATCCGCCTGCAGAACTTCAACGAGCGTCAGCAGATCAAAGCCCGGCTCCGAGGAGAGAAG TACGACAGCGACGGGTCCGACAGCCAGGAGTCAAGCGAGGAGGCCGAGCTCCGGAGGAAGAAGATCGAAGCGCTGAAG GCTCAAGCTAACACCCGAGCTGCTGTACTGAGAGAGCAGctggagaagaagaggatggaagcgctggagagggagaagagagccTGGGAGGAGCAC CTTGCAGCTCGGGGGGTGAAGGCTGGCGCCGCGGGAAACGTAGCATCGGCGACGGCTGCTTCCTCTGACGCTGCGCAGCCCTCTCAGCCAGACGCTGCTGCTACAGCTATCTCCATGACGGCCGCCCTGAAGAACGTCGGAGCA GTTACTCCACTGAAAGAGAAGCCAGCTCAGCCGGAGACTGCTGCGGTCATCCAG AGTGAGAAGAAGCAGATCCTGCGCCGACTCAACCAGAACCTGAAGGCCCAGAGTCCGGTGGACGAGGTGGAGGAGTTGGTCCCCCCCCCTGCAGAACCAGGCCCTGCCGCCCCCCCACAGAACCAGCCCGACGCTGCTAACGGAGAGCGCAGGAAGTGGGAAGCTGCAGAACTGCCGGAACTTCCTGTGGCTCAGCTGAGCTTGGGGGAAACCTGCTCCACAGCCAGCACCTGTGCCA AGCGTCCGTCCTCTGTGTCTCCTGCAGAGCGTCCGTCCTCCGGGGCCGACAGGAAGAAGTGGGAGGCTGGAGTCCCTCTGGTTCTGTCTGAGGCCCAGAACACTCTGGAGGAGAGCTGCATCAGAACCATCG AGCAAACGGTGGGTGAGGTGATTCAGATCTGTGGGCTGCAGGAGGACGGGGTGAGGAAGGTGTGGAGGGCCACTCCGGACTCCCAGGTCCTGAGGGTCCTTCAGGAGCTGCAGCCCCTCACCCAGCAGCTGGGGGACAGCTCCCTCTGTGAGGAGACGTCCAGCAGCCCTG AGAAGCCTCACCTGTCAGTGGAGATCGTGAGGACGCCTAAAGAGGAGGTGTTGTCTCTAAAGGAGGAAGTGTTTGCCGTTGAGACAGCGCCTCCTGCTGGGGTTCAGGGTGCAG ACCGACAGACAATGCCACCAAGCCTCTCTGAGATCCAGG ATCCAGCATACATAGAGTCGATGGTTTTGGAGGAGACGCCTACACCCTCCCCTGCTCCCCGGGCTGATGTGCAGCAGGCCTGGCAGCAGGAAGCCCAGCAGCCGCCCCT gcCACCAGAGGGCGTGATGAGACCAgcaggggaggcagagaggaggtcagagaaACCAGCAGAGTCTCCAG CTTCAGCAGTAGTGGAGGAGCCCCTGTTTGTGAAGCTGGTCTCCCCGGCCCACCGCCGCACCGCCGCCCTGCTGTCGGCTCAGTCCTCCTTCGATGAGTCGTCCTCCTCCCGCTCCCGCTCCGTCTCTCCTCTGCGATCCAAGCAGCACCAGGCCCTCCTGATCGGCCTCTCCACCGGCATGTTCGATGCCAACAACCCCAAG ATGCTGAGGACCTGTTCCCTCCCGGACCTGAGCCGGGTCTTCAGTCCTCAGCAGGACTCTGCAGGAGCTAACAATGCTAACGATGCTAACGCCGCTCCGGATAATCGTCTGGAGATCGAAGACCTGGAGGAGGCGGCGAAGGATGAGGAGCAGTCAGAGATGGAGGA CGCGTATGAGGATGAAGACCTGCGGGACATCCGGGCCTCGATGGAGCgcctcctgcaggaggaggaggagggggggtctGGAGACTTCAACGGCAACCCTCCAGGGGGAGAGGAGCTGTTCAACAGGATATCAGCCGAGATTCAGCAGGACAGCAGGATGGCTgtggatgatgatgaggaagaggaggaggaagaggaagaggaggatgatgtcTCTAACGGGAGTCCTGAAGAAGCAGGGGAGCCGCTCACTAACGGGGCGGAAGAGAACCTGAGTAACAGCGAGCTAAACGAGGAGTGGCAATCAG ACGGCagtggggaggagggggggggcgaGGCATCTCACAGCGACAGCATCTTCAGTCGTCTGGAGGAGCTGCGCTTCAGGCTGGAGCAGCAGATGGGCTTCGAGAAGTTCATCGAGGCCTACAACAAGATCAAG GCGATCCATGAGGACGAGGATGAGAACATGGCTCTGGGCTCCAGCCTGGTGTTCAGCACTCTGGGGACGGAGCACCAGCACCTCTACCCCAACATCCTGCACCTGGTGATGGCCGACGGAGCCTACCAGGAAG acaaTGATGAGTGA
- the nek1 gene encoding serine/threonine-protein kinase Nek1 isoform X7 — protein sequence MCTLKHAFEAGNMKNLVLKIIRGSYPPVSVHYSQDLRSLLGLLFRRSPRERPSVSCVLERPFLCCRIQRLLSPQIIAQEFRHHFLHKQPKVDVGVPGPPAKRPTPGPLPIAPSQKITKPACKYGVPLRKDAAKRPADRKPAVRHTPAPHPAAPHRRVSQVEEERKKHEDGMRKRRMELIEKERKQREQMFLFKAEQMKRYEKEKISRINQAREQGWRHVLSSSGGSSPERKCFAGGGQRAVPGSAQGPAPAYAPSKTPYEHYHAALDQMSKPQQRGVGQDGASPAPGNPARVPAAAGPVLNPDAIKRELQRLQQGSKAAHVSRPRGHMATGRAYQVEEFLQRKREAMLNKVRAEGQLEYLSRLRQIRLQNFNERQQIKARLRGEKYDSDGSDSQESSEEAELRRKKIEALKAQANTRAAVLREQLEKKRMEALEREKRAWEEHLAARGVKAGAAGNVASATAASSDAAQPSQPDAAATAISMTAALKNVGAVTPLKEKPAQPETAAVIQSEKKQILRRLNQNLKAQSPVDEVEELVPPPAEPGPAAPPQNQPDAANGERRKWEAAELPELPVAQLSLGETCSTASTCAKRPSSVSPAERPSSGADRKKWEAGVPLVLSEAQNTLEESCIRTIEQTVGEVIQICGLQEDGVRKVWRATPDSQVLRVLQELQPLTQQLGDSSLCEETSSSPEKPHLSVEIVRTPKEEVLSLKEEVFAVETAPPAGVQGAAPTEPSHREQPAADRQTMPPSLSEIQDPAYIESMVLEETPTPSPAPRADVQQAWQQEAQQPPLPPEGVMRPAGEAERRSEKPAESPASAVVEEPLFVKLVSPAHRRTAALLSAQSSFDESSSSRSRSVSPLRSKQHQALLIGLSTGMFDANNPKMLRTCSLPDLSRVFSPQQDSAGANNANDANAAPDNRLEIEDLEEAAKDEEQSEMEDAYEDEDLRDIRASMERLLQEEEEGGSGDFNGNPPGGEELFNRISAEIQQDSRMAVDDDEEEEEEEEEEDDVSNGSPEEAGEPLTNGAEENLSNSELNEEWQSDGSGEEGGGEASHSDSIFSRLEELRFRLEQQMGFEKFIEAYNKIKAIHEDEDENMALGSSLVFSTLGTEHQHLYPNILHLVMADGAYQEDNDE from the exons ATGTGCACCCTAAAGCATGCA tttgAAGCGGGCAACATGAAGAACCTGGTGCTGAAGATCATCCGGGGCTCCTACCCCCCCGTCTCCGTGCATTACTCCCAGGACCTGCGCTCGCTGCTGGGCCTGCTGTTCAGACGCAGCCCCCGAGAGAGACCCTCCGTCAGCTGCGTCCTGGAGAGAcccttcctctgctgcaggatCCAGAGGCTGCTCTCtccacag ATCATCGCTCAGGAATTTCGCCATCATTTTCTTCACAAGCAGCCTAAAGTGGATGTGGGGGTGCCGGGACCACCAG CCAAGCGTCCGACCCCCGGCCCCCTCCCGATCGCCCCCTCCCAGAAGATCACGAAGCCAGCCTGTAAATACGGAGTGCCTTTAAGGAAGGATGCCGCCAAGAGACCGGCTGACAGGAAACCGGCTGTGAGACACACACCG GCCCCTCACCCTGCAGCCCCACACAGAAGAGTGAGTCaagtggaggaagagaggaagaaacatgAG GACGgcatgaggaagaggaggatggagcTGATcgagaaggagaggaaacagagggagCAG ATGTTCCTGTTCAAAGCAGAGCAGATGAAGAGATATGAGAAGGAAAAG ATCAGTCGGATAAACCAGGCCAGAGAACAGGGCTGGAGACACGTGCTGAGCTCCAGTGGAGGCAGCAGCCCCGAGAGGAAG TGTTTTGCAGGGGGGGGGCAGCGGGCCGTCCCGGGCTCAGCTCAGGGTCCGGCTCCAGCTTACGCTCCCAGTAAGACTCCCTATGAACACTACCACGCCGCTCTGGACCAGATGTCCAAACCCCAGCAGCGGGGAGTCGGCCAAGATGGAGCATCACCAGCCCCAGGCAACCCGGCACG GGTCCCGGCTGCTGCAGGCCCGGTCCTGAACCCGGACGCCATCAAGAGGGAGCTGCAGCGGCTGCAGCAAGGCTCCAAAGCTGCTCACGTCAGCAG gcCCCGGGGTCACATGGCTACGGGACGGGCCTATCAGGTGGAGGAgtttctgcagaggaagagagaagccATGCTCAACAAGGTCCGTGCGGAGGGACAGCTG gaGTATCTGTCCAGACTGAGGCAGATCCGCCTGCAGAACTTCAACGAGCGTCAGCAGATCAAAGCCCGGCTCCGAGGAGAGAAG TACGACAGCGACGGGTCCGACAGCCAGGAGTCAAGCGAGGAGGCCGAGCTCCGGAGGAAGAAGATCGAAGCGCTGAAG GCTCAAGCTAACACCCGAGCTGCTGTACTGAGAGAGCAGctggagaagaagaggatggaagcgctggagagggagaagagagccTGGGAGGAGCAC CTTGCAGCTCGGGGGGTGAAGGCTGGCGCCGCGGGAAACGTAGCATCGGCGACGGCTGCTTCCTCTGACGCTGCGCAGCCCTCTCAGCCAGACGCTGCTGCTACAGCTATCTCCATGACGGCCGCCCTGAAGAACGTCGGAGCA GTTACTCCACTGAAAGAGAAGCCAGCTCAGCCGGAGACTGCTGCGGTCATCCAG AGTGAGAAGAAGCAGATCCTGCGCCGACTCAACCAGAACCTGAAGGCCCAGAGTCCGGTGGACGAGGTGGAGGAGTTGGTCCCCCCCCCTGCAGAACCAGGCCCTGCCGCCCCCCCACAGAACCAGCCCGACGCTGCTAACGGAGAGCGCAGGAAGTGGGAAGCTGCAGAACTGCCGGAACTTCCTGTGGCTCAGCTGAGCTTGGGGGAAACCTGCTCCACAGCCAGCACCTGTGCCA AGCGTCCGTCCTCTGTGTCTCCTGCAGAGCGTCCGTCCTCCGGGGCCGACAGGAAGAAGTGGGAGGCTGGAGTCCCTCTGGTTCTGTCTGAGGCCCAGAACACTCTGGAGGAGAGCTGCATCAGAACCATCG AGCAAACGGTGGGTGAGGTGATTCAGATCTGTGGGCTGCAGGAGGACGGGGTGAGGAAGGTGTGGAGGGCCACTCCGGACTCCCAGGTCCTGAGGGTCCTTCAGGAGCTGCAGCCCCTCACCCAGCAGCTGGGGGACAGCTCCCTCTGTGAGGAGACGTCCAGCAGCCCTG AGAAGCCTCACCTGTCAGTGGAGATCGTGAGGACGCCTAAAGAGGAGGTGTTGTCTCTAAAGGAGGAAGTGTTTGCCGTTGAGACAGCGCCTCCTGCTGGGGTTCAGGGTGCAGCCCCCACAGAGCCCTCCCACAGAGAACAGCCTGCAGCAGACCGACAGACAATGCCACCAAGCCTCTCTGAGATCCAGG ATCCAGCATACATAGAGTCGATGGTTTTGGAGGAGACGCCTACACCCTCCCCTGCTCCCCGGGCTGATGTGCAGCAGGCCTGGCAGCAGGAAGCCCAGCAGCCGCCCCT gcCACCAGAGGGCGTGATGAGACCAgcaggggaggcagagaggaggtcagagaaACCAGCAGAGTCTCCAG CTTCAGCAGTAGTGGAGGAGCCCCTGTTTGTGAAGCTGGTCTCCCCGGCCCACCGCCGCACCGCCGCCCTGCTGTCGGCTCAGTCCTCCTTCGATGAGTCGTCCTCCTCCCGCTCCCGCTCCGTCTCTCCTCTGCGATCCAAGCAGCACCAGGCCCTCCTGATCGGCCTCTCCACCGGCATGTTCGATGCCAACAACCCCAAG ATGCTGAGGACCTGTTCCCTCCCGGACCTGAGCCGGGTCTTCAGTCCTCAGCAGGACTCTGCAGGAGCTAACAATGCTAACGATGCTAACGCCGCTCCGGATAATCGTCTGGAGATCGAAGACCTGGAGGAGGCGGCGAAGGATGAGGAGCAGTCAGAGATGGAGGA CGCGTATGAGGATGAAGACCTGCGGGACATCCGGGCCTCGATGGAGCgcctcctgcaggaggaggaggagggggggtctGGAGACTTCAACGGCAACCCTCCAGGGGGAGAGGAGCTGTTCAACAGGATATCAGCCGAGATTCAGCAGGACAGCAGGATGGCTgtggatgatgatgaggaagaggaggaggaagaggaagaggaggatgatgtcTCTAACGGGAGTCCTGAAGAAGCAGGGGAGCCGCTCACTAACGGGGCGGAAGAGAACCTGAGTAACAGCGAGCTAAACGAGGAGTGGCAATCAG ACGGCagtggggaggagggggggggcgaGGCATCTCACAGCGACAGCATCTTCAGTCGTCTGGAGGAGCTGCGCTTCAGGCTGGAGCAGCAGATGGGCTTCGAGAAGTTCATCGAGGCCTACAACAAGATCAAG GCGATCCATGAGGACGAGGATGAGAACATGGCTCTGGGCTCCAGCCTGGTGTTCAGCACTCTGGGGACGGAGCACCAGCACCTCTACCCCAACATCCTGCACCTGGTGATGGCCGACGGAGCCTACCAGGAAG acaaTGATGAGTGA